The following coding sequences lie in one Anas platyrhynchos isolate ZD024472 breed Pekin duck chromosome 15, IASCAAS_PekinDuck_T2T, whole genome shotgun sequence genomic window:
- the PDZD9 gene encoding PDZ domain-containing protein 9 gives MAIAFAALTLAVGYETYVREIQKSISSVNIDMKNSIFGQSPALGNITQHRRSTELRANIRTGKQGLGLIIIQNGPYLQIMCLVEKSSAAKDGKLKPGDVLIKIGHADVLGCTLQELRKILRNIPVGTTLQIRVYRNFIEVPQHWQSAVELIPEVKLPVMTEDTSEDTEDEDIGTSSDDDTDLETFRYTSSQSSCSEFTHELSSIYKS, from the exons ATGGCAATTGCATTTGCTGCTCTCACGTTGGCAGTAGGGTATGAAACTTATGTGCGGGAAATTCAGAAATCAATCTCCTCCGTAAATATTGATATGAAAAATTCCATTTTTG GACAATCACCAGCACTGGGAAACATTACTCAGCACAGACGGAGTACAGAATTAAGGGCAAATATTAGGACGGGCAAACAAGGACTAGGTCTTATAATCATACAGAATGGACCATACCTCCAGATAATGTGCCTTGTTGAGAAGAGCTCTGCAGCTAAAGATGGAAAGCTGAAACCAG GTGATGTTCTAATAAAGATTGGACATGCTGACGTTTTAGGATGTACTCTGCAAGAGCTTCGGAAAATCCTGCGCAATATTCCTGTAGGGACTACTCTACAAATCAGGGTTTACAGAAATTTTATTGAAGTACCTCAACACTGGCAGAGTGCAGTTGAATTAATACCTGAAGTAAAGCTTCCTGTGATGACAGAAGA CACAAGTGAAGACACTGAGGATGAAGACATTGGGACCAGTAGTGATGATGATACAGACTTGGAAACTTTTCGGTATACATCTTCCCAGTCATCCTGTTCTGAGTTTACTCATGAATTATCATCAATATACAAGAGTTGA